In a single window of the Oscarella lobularis chromosome 2, ooOscLobu1.1, whole genome shotgun sequence genome:
- the LOC136200367 gene encoding delphilin-like, with translation MNNSAWPESFGFSVGGGRPVVILCVDEDGSARGAGLQVGDQIMELNGRNVQQSTVDEVKDLARQSDRVPPVLSVISRVRTIEIRRGSSGGFGFTLRGNGPIFVRSVDVDSPGRAAGLRSGDMILQANGEDVQYATKLQVEKLIREADDTVRLVVIPSGIESLDTTSRDSVDGWHSSRSNRYHKAKSFFQKMNYYLYGNDEKKTLITLALKDYARDRSVDRLSRACISILTTPVERRLLKEIRLFVPPRHQPLYDVAVKMDGEIMITNQGGMGKRQSSQPSLGLGSQSDANVYSSMPNVNFPTGPRSVKIVKGSEEFGFVLSGSAPVFIKQVDRGSPAHKGGIQPGDRILEINGIDVRSRSRGEVVRLLKGSGSRPTLLVDASHSKRSVSVGRLEPKIVDEREKTRRQSRDFQSRMAALLTPHERKSVGVCLASFNSNRDVKRLVESLAVVFDTQMKLSLLHDVCQLLPKTEQTEFDRIAAIVSSRDDKKPVVSARGGEEVEDVLYRVQLGKLSPQSSSSLKTTTTMKSRQIGVARMGGMQTLGAIREGTGEEEVRTRTGSFSRGPERLSTISGDSDCAEAPVTAFGNAIPEEKAVSFSSLLGYKSSPNVNETRSTGNSESKEKETAKSEPKSAEKRNAKSSPNAVTAPPPPPPPPSASGVSGVPPPPPPPPPPPPPPPGGGSGIPPPPPIGGVASGRQARIKQVNWEKLTPGNLEDTVWAQIDSSDLEGAIEFLELKQQFAVGGKTSQTKGTAVAKKQVLDPKKSYNISILIGHLKMSFEEIREAVLTMDDRSFSEQHLKQMEMYAPEMSEILAYKRFEGDVEKLSKADRFSMIMSTVPSYKARVGAMAFRIHFQEKVEEIKPDLENIIAASVEVQKSAQFKKLLQIVLTVGNYMNAGNARTAGAAGFRIGILPKLKSTKTSDGKATLLHFVVKTVQTNCPEILKVKNELSHAASAAKVSSKTLGAEVGELREGLKSISDHVENYRSQDDVDSKKDNFRESMTTFLADASSKMHTLLTLQTQMNEEFSKAASFFGEDPAKTRSDEFFETFTVFLTDFESTLDEMTAKEKQRLQQEKRDKERQERLQKHKTTTKATSSSATAKTNPLDEFKTIFERRKINASTLEELEKKKDRPTESSGDRPDFRIALKPRKKTESEEAEEPKAAAKKAPSETFF, from the exons ATGAACAACTCCGCCTGGCCGGAGTCGTTCGGCTTcagcgtcggcggcggccgaCCCGTCGTCATTCtctgcgtcgacgaagacggctcGGCGCGCGGCGCCGGCCTTCAAGTCGGCGATCAAATCATGGAATTGAACGGACGCAACGTTCAGCAGTCGACTgtcgacgaagtgaaagatTTAGCGCGGCAATCGGACAGGGTTCCGCCCGTCCTCTCCGTCATCTCGCGCGTCCGCACGATTGAGATCAGACGCGGTTCCAGCGGCGGTTTCGGATTCACGCTGCGCGGAAACGGGCCTATATTCGTGCGCtcggtcgacgtcgacagtcCTGGACGCGCCGCCGGGCTTCGATCGGGCGACATGATTCTTCAA GCGAACGGCGAGGACGTTCAATATGCGACGAAACTGCAGGTGGAGAAGTTGATTCGCGAAGCCGACGACACCGtgcgtctcgtcgtcattcccAGCGGGATCGAGTCGCTCGATACGACGTCGCGAGACAGCGTCGACGGCTGGCACAGCTCGCGTTCGAACCGCTATCACAAGGCCAAAtcgttttttcaaaaa atGAACTACTATTTGtacggaaacgacgagaagaagacgctgaTAACGCTCGCTTTGAAGGACTACGCAAGAGATCGATCTGTCGATCGTCTGTCGCGGGCGTGTATATCCATTTTGACCACACCTGTTGAGAGACGCCTCCTCAAGGAGATCAG ACTTTTCGTTCCGCCGCGCCATCAACCTCtctacgacgtcgccgtaAAAATGGACGGCGAAATTATGATTACAAATCAAGGAGGTATGGGAAAACGACAGTCGTCGCAGCCTAGTCTTGGGCTCGGTTCGCAATC GGATGCAAATGTCTACAGCAGCATGCCAAACGTAAACTTTCCCACTGGACCTCGATCAGTGAAAATTGTTAAAGGATCGGAGGAATTCGGCTTCGTGCTCAGCGGATCGGCGCCCGTTTTCATAAAACAAGTCGATCGCG GTTCGCCCGCGCACAAAGGCGGCATTCAGCCGGGCGATCGCATTCTCGAAATCAACGGCATCGACGTGCGATCGAGATCGCGCGGCGAAGTCGTTCGTCTGCTCAAGGGCAGCGGAAGTCGTCCGACTTTGCTTGTCGACGCGTCGCACTCGAAGCGGAGCGTTTCCGTGGGACGCCTCGAGCCcaagatcgtcgacgagcgagagaaaacgagaaggcAATCGAGGGATTTTCAATCTCGA atggcTGCCTTGTTGACTCCTCACGAGCGAAAATCTGTCGGGGTCTGTCTCGCTTCGTTCAATAGCAACAG ggaCGTGAAACGCCTGGTCGAGTCTCTTGCAGTCGTTTTTGATACACAGATGAAGTTGAGCCTCCTTCACGACGTCTGTCAGCTTCTTCCGAAAACCGAGCAGACTGAATTTGACAGAATCGCGGCAATCGTTAGCAGCAGAG ATGATAAAAAGCCTGTTGTAAGTGCGAGGGGCGGGGAAGAGGTGGAAGATGTTCTGTATCGCGTCCAACTGGGCAAACTCTCTCCGCAAAGCAGCAGTTCGCTGAAAACGACCACGACAATGAAATCGAGACAAATTGGCGTCGCTAGGATGGGCGGGATGCAGA CTCTCGGAGCAATTCGCGAAGGTACGGGCGAAGAGGAAGTGCGCACGAGAACGGGAAGTTTTTCTCGAGGACCCGAACGGCTTAGCACAA TTAGCGGAGACTCTGACTGCGCTGAAGCGCCCGTGACAGCTTTTGGAAACGCAA ttcctgaagaaaaagcggtGTCGTTTAGCTCTCTTCTCGGCTACAAGTCCAGCCCGAATGTCAACGAAACGAGAAGCACTGGCAATTCTGaatctaaagagaaagagacggcaAAAAGTGAACCAAAATCAGCGGAAAAGCGAAACGCCAAGTCGA GCCCAAACGCTGTCACGGcaccacctcctcctccccctccgcCTTCTGCATCAGGTGTATCCGgtgtgccgccgccgccgccgccgccgccgcctcctcctcctcctccaccggGAGGTGGCAGTGGCATTCCTCCACCTCCACCTATAGGAGGGGTTGCGTCCGGACGTCAGGCTCGCATCAAGCAAGTCAATTGGGAAAAGTTGACGCCAGGAAATCTGGAAGATACAGTGTGGGCGCAG ATAGATAGCTCTGACTTAGAAGGTGCGATTGAGTTTCTGGAACTGAAACAACAGTTCGCTGTGGGAGGAAAGACTTCTC aaACGAAGGGGACTGCAGTTGCTAAGAAACAAGTCCTGGATCCCAAAAAATCCTACAATATAT CTATTCTCATCGGACATTTGAAAATGTCTTTCGAAGAGATTAGAGAAGCGGTGCTAACGATGGACGATCGGTCGTTTTCCGAGCAGCACTTGAAGCAGATGGAAATGTACGCACCAGAAATGAGCGAA ATCCTCGCCTACAAACGATTTGAGGGAGACGTTGAGAAGCTGAGCAAGGCGGACAGATTTAGCATGATA ATGAGCACTGTGCCGTCGTACAAAGCGCGAGTAGGCGCAATGGCATTTCGTATTCACTTTCaggaaaaagtcgaagaaaTTAAACCT gATCTTGAAAATATTATAGCTGCCTCGGTTGAAGTCCAGAAAAGTGCTCAATTCAAGAAGTTACTTCAA ATCGTTTTGACTGTGGGAAACTACATGAATGCGGGCAACGCAAGAACGGCGGGAGCTGCGGGCTTTAGAATTGGAATATTACCGAAA TTGAAGTCAACAAAAACAAGCGACGGAAAGGCGActcttcttcatttcgtTGTCAAGACGGTGCAGACGAATTGCCCCGAAATTTTGAAAGTCAAGAATGAACTATCACACGCAGCGTCTGCAGCTAAAG TGTCTAGTAAAACGTTGGGTGCTGAAGTTGGTGAACTTAGGGAGGGCTTGAAA tcgATTTCGGATCACGTTGAAAATTACCGATCCCAAGAtgacgttgattctaaaaaggATAATTTTCGAGAGTCAATGACG ACATTTCTGGCGGATGCTTCAAGCAAAATGCACACTCTGCTGACTCTTCAGACTCAGATGAATGAAGAATTttcgaaagcggcgtcgttttttggAGAGGATCCGGCGAAGACCAGATccgacgaatttttcgagACGTTTACTGTCTTTCTGACGGATTTCGAA AGTACACTAGACGAAATGACAGCTAAAGAAAAGCAGAGATTGCAGCAGGAAAAGAGAGACAAAGAGCGACAG GAAAGACTCCAGAAACACAAGACCACAACGAAAGCAACGTCCTCTTCTGCCACCGCCAAAACGAACCCGCTAGACGAATTCAAAACCATTTTCGAACGTCGCAAAATCAACGCATCGACACTCGAAGAactggagaagaagaaagataGGCCAACCGAATCGAGCGGCGATCGACCCGATTTTCGCATAGCACTCAAaccaagaaagaaaacggaaagCGAGGAGGCAGAAGAACCTAAAGCCGCAGCAAAGAAAGCCCCTTCGGAAACCTTTTTCTAA